The Paenibacillus wynnii DNA window TGCTATTAATACGGACTTTGGCGGACGATCGATGGAGTTCTTTTTTAATGATGCATTAGAAGAGTATAAGCCGTTTACTACTGCATTTTTGGGTAGACTGGGTGAGATGGAGAAACAGCCATCATATGCTTCGCCCCCAGAGATTGTTGCCCAAATCATATATCAAGCGGCAACAGACGGTACAAGTCAATTCCGCTATGTAGTCGGAGAAGATGCAAAGATGCCCATTCATATGAAAGAAAACACGAACGAAGAAGAGTATCTAACGAATATAGCTCAGCATTTTTCTTGAAAAGAGAAAATTTGAAATCAGGCAGGGCAAAATTTAAAGGGGCTGTCCCATAAGTAGATTTTTACGAGCGGAGAAAGACCCTCTTCATTTTCAAAATCGCAAAAAGTCAACAGAGCAGCGATTCTCCTGTTATTGGAGGATCGCTGCTCTGCGTCTTTGGTCATTTGCAGCTTGCTTCAGTAGATTGTGGGCAAGGGAAAGCCACCCGACTTCAAGCGTCACTTTTTCCATGCCGCGAAGCAGAAACCGCCGGAAGCCCCGGTTATTCTTCAGTTGTCCAAACACACTTTCTGGTTCTGTCATTCGACGTACAGCCAAAGCGTAGCCTTCCTCGCTTTGCAAGATTGCCCGAGCTTGCTTCTGGTACCGCAGTCGTTCCAGACTTACAACCACTTCCCGATTTCCTGTTGCCTTTGTACAGCGTTCCTTCAGCGGGCAACCGTCGCAACTTAAGCTGCGGTAATGACGTTTTCCAATTTCATATCCACTCTCCAAGAGCTCCTTACTTTCCTTGCGGAAATGCAGCGTTTGTCCGGTGGGGCATATCCACGTATCTTTGGCTTTGTCATAGGTCCAGTTCTCAATCTTTCCGACATTCTCTTTCCATGCTTTGCTCTTTTCTTTATGGTAGCTGCCGTATTTCACTACCGCCTGAATCTCTTCCTTTTCCAGATAGGCGTAGTTTTCTTCACTGCCGTAGCCTGCATCCGCAACTAACGTCCCAGGAAGTTTTCCTAGGATCTGCCTTGCCTTTTCCAGGTGCGGCTGTAAACAACGGGTATCGGTAGGTCTTGGGTGTAGGCTGTAGGCCAAAATAAATTGGTTTTCCGTTCCAATCTGGTCTTCCTTCATCCGCATGAAGGTCGCGTCCGGGTCGGTCTTGCTAAAGCTGTTCCGGTCGCCAAGCAGTATTTGGTACTGCTCATACTTCAGTAGCCTAGGCAGCAAATCCTTGCGAATCTTCCGAACGGCTTTTTTTAGGGGTTTGTCTTTGGGTTTTTCCAATAGCTGGGCTTCAAGCCTCTGCGCTGCTAGTTCGAGTTTTCTCGCTGTTCCACTCAGAAGACTCCCCGAGTTCAAGGAGGTTGTTTCCGTGGTGCTCGCGTTCTTCTTGGTCTTCTGCCGCTTCAATGCTCGCGAACAGGGCGTGTACCTTCTCCTGTAATTTCAATTTGTTCTTGTTGACCGCTTTGCCCCACACAAAGGTGTAGCGATTGGCATTCGCCTCGATTTTGGTTCCGTCCACAAAGTAATGCTCCAGCGAAACGTATTTTTCGTCAGACAAAAACTGAAGCACGGCGGTAAATACCGTTTCAAGGACGTCCTTCATTCGCTGGGAACGGAAGCGATTAAGAGTGCGGAAGTCGGGTCGCTGCCGTCCGGCCAGCCACATAAAGGGAATATTCTCCCGTACCGCTTTGGCAATTTGGCGAGACGAATAGATTTGCTGGGTGTACGCGTAGATAATATCTTTGGTGAGCATTTTAGGGTGGTAGCTGTCGCGGCCGCCGCCAGGATAGGCAGCGTCAAAGATGGTGTCGTCCAGCCGATTGACGGCTGCGTTCACGACACGAACGAGGTGATTTTAGGGTATGTCTTCTTCCAGATCCATTGGCAAGCAAAGTTGGTCCATGGTATATTGAATGTACAAAGAAATCGCTCCTTTTGAATGGTTGGGTGGTACCTCCATTTTACCAAAAGGGCGATTTCTTTTTGTGATTTTAAAGAAGATTGTAGAAACTTTTTCTGCTCAAAGCAGCGGAGAGGACGGACTGATTGCGGAAAAGCGGTAGCGGTCGCCTTGGTCTCCGGATTTTTACCGCTAAGGGAAATAAATAAAATCTGGAGAGCACAGCGATTGGAGCAACGGTCCGTTCGCGGAGCGTCCACACCACGTACACAAGTCAATCCGACTCAAAAACAGCGGGGCGGTCCCAAGCAGCCATTTCATGGCTTATGGGACAGCCCCTTATTTGTTCCCTTACGATTCCTTTAACTGGATTGGGAATAGCAAATCAAGTTGATGTTCATCGCTCTCCGGCCAATTGTGATGGCAATGATAGACGTAGTTTAAATGTTCTTCTAATAATCCACCCATATTTTCTCCATGGTCATTCAATGTATTGGCTTCATACTTCGCATTATCCTGACATACCCAGTCCGATAACAACTTCCACTCATGGAAATTCCCTAAGGTAATCGTATGTGCTGCATACAAACCGCCGGCAACCCGCTTCTTCACGAGAGGGGCAGGAACATCCAAATCGTCAGGGATCGTGACCCATAGCTCATACCCATAATGGGGTCTATCCGGAGAAGGGCTCGGGTGGTTAAACCCAAATACACGGGCTTCCGGCTTGATGCTGTATAGACCGATCTTCTGCATAAATTCTGCCAACCACTCTCCAGCATGCTCCTCGGGGTTTTCACCAATATAGTGACTTGCCGCTACCGTGCAGGGCGGAACATGCACAATTCTCACATTTTCAAGCGTCACTGCTTTCTCTGCTGCCTTGTTCAAATCAGTCATTGACTTTTCCTCCTTTAAATCAAATTGAGATAAGGAGGATAAAGACTCTATTAGAGTTTCATCAGACAAAAGATCAGCGTTAATTTCAAGCACGTGATTTTTTTCCAATCCTTCAATAAGCCTCGATAGAATTCCTTTGATCGTCTCCAATGACTCAATCTTACTATTTAAATCTTTTACCTTCTCTTTAAAAATATCTACTGCTGTTACTGCATCTTCATTCTCAAGGATGACAGCAATTTGTTTCAAGGGAATACTTAATTTCCTTAAAATCATGATTTGCTGCAGACGTTGAAGAGAAAATTGATCGTAAGTTCTATACGCATAACCTTCTTTTTTTGTACTGCCTATAAGCCCTAGCTGCTCATAATATCGAAGTGTTCGGGTCGTTACTTGGAATAACCTTGATACTTCGCTGATGGTTACCAAATCCACATTTATCCCCCTTTCCTTAATCGAAGTTTAAAGTACGCCGCGACGTCAAAGTCAATATACTGACTTCATATTAATTAGAGATTGACCAAAACTACAACGGAAGTTAGAAACATCATCTACATAAAGGGGTAAGTTTCCGCAATGGGGGACCTCAATACTTGTTTAGATTAGTCCTTAACATTTTGTTTGAAAATTCGCTTTTCCTTCCAAGGTTGCATGCAAGAATTTTTTCGACTTTCTCAATCGCTTCTGGATTGCTTCAATTTCTTTGATTTTTTGTTCAACTATTTTTTTCTTTACCTCGTATGATGAATTAAGTTGTTGATTTACTAGTAAACCTAACTCTTCTACAGAAAAGCCCACGGATAAAAGTGCCTTCACATCTTCTAGAAATTCAACAATTTCTTCTGAGTAAATACGATAATTATTTACATCTCTTTTAACAAATGTGTCCGGAATTAGGCTTTTACGTTCATAGAATCTCAATGTTGATATTGGCAGACCCGTTAATTTTGAAACATCATTTATTCTCATCATATGGCCTCTCTTTATTTATTTGCTATAAACCTCAGTTTATAGTTCATAATGCGAATATGATAACGAACGACATAAACAATGTCAAAAAAATCCTATGTTATCAAAAGGAGAGATTCTATGTTTAACCATATTCTAAATAACGATTTCGCCAGTATAGTCAAGGGACGACGTTCTGTGCGTAATTATGATGAGAACATTAAAATATCGAAAGAAGAGATAAGCGAAATCATTTCGGAAGCCAGTTTGGCTCCGTCCTCTGCAAATATGCAGCCTTGGCGTGTAATTGTGGTTGATACTCCGGAAGGAAAAGAGAAACTGAGACCTCTTGTACGTTTCAATACATTACAAAACGATACTTCATCTGCCATGTTATTAATTTTTGGTGATACCCAAAGCTATTTATATGTTGAAGAAATTTACAATACCGCCGTGGAACAAGGAAAAATGTCAGCTGAAGTACGAGATAGTCAACTCGAAACCATTCTATCGATATATCCAACTCTACCAAAAGAAATGAAAGTTGAAGTTGCAAAGGTCGATAGCAGCCTTTTTGCAATGCAGTTAATGTTAGTAGCTCGTGCACATGGGTATGATACGAATCCAATGGCAGGCTTTGAAGTTGACCAGGTAGCAAAAGCCTTTGATTTAGATGAAGAACGCTATGCTCCAGTAATGATTATTTCAATAGGAAAAGCCAAGGAGGACGGATATGAATCCGTTCGATTAAGTTCTGACAAGATTACATTTTGGAGATAACCACGTACCCGTAATCTATGTATATACTGTTTTACTAACTTTAATAATAAGAGCAGCAGCCGCGGTTTTCCGAAAAAAACATACCCCTACGCACTCCCCCTTTATCAAACAATAGGGCACCATAATCGGCGCCCTATTGTTTGATATATTTAATTCCTTCTTCCTATCCCTCTAACTATTTCAGCATTCTCCAAATAATCTGGGCCGCTTCGGCCCGGGTAACCTTAGCCTTGGGAACAAAATATCCTGCTTCTCTTCCGCTCATCCATCCGAGCTCGGATACGCTTTGCACGTAAGGTTTGGCCCAAGCCGATGCTAGATCCGCGTCTATAAACGTTGAGGACTCCCCTTGGTTCCCAGTCCCTGTGGAATTCTTCAGGCTAGTGACCGCCAGAACGGTGATTTTCGCCATTTCCTCGCGGGTGATCGGGCGGTTAGGCTCAAATCTGTTAGCCTCTCTGCCTTGGATGATTCCAAGATCGGTGGCAGCTGCAACAGCTCCGGCATACCAAGCATCCTCGGATACATCTGTGAACTTTGAATGGGTGGTTGTAGCTTCGAGCTTCAAAGCTCTCACTAACATGGCTACGTATTCGGCGCGGGTAACCTCACGGCTAGGCTCGAAAGTATTAGTTCCAACACCGGAAATGAGAAGTCTTCCAGCCAATTGCCCGATAGCATCACTTGCCCAATGAGTCGCTGGAACATCCGAGAAGGATTTCTGAACCTCCAGCAAAGCGTATTTGCTGAAGTGGCTAATCTTAGCCGTTATGAAATTACCTTCCTGCTGGCCACCAATGTACTGCACGCTGCCGTTATCAGCGATATAGAAGATCCCTATCGGCCCAGTAACCGCAGGAACTGGTTTCATAATTCGTATCTTGATAGGCTCGTTGAACTTATTCAAGTTAATCGTCTTACCGCTCGTGGTTGTGATAGACAACCCGAAATCATATAGAGACCCAATTACGCGAACCGCTGCATTCGCAGACTTTTCAACTTGAGCAATCCGTTTTGTGCTTTCTGCATCCGTGAGCGACTTCATCGTCAGGGAGATGGATACCGGTTGATCTCCCGCGGCAAGCCCCTTAGTCAGTTGTTCAAAAAGAGACGCCGGAATATCAAGCATCAAGGCTCCTGCCTTCAGCTGTAGTGGAGCTCCAGCTAGAAGTTCTGCAACATTCGCAGGAAGCTTGATTTCGGTAGCAGTTACTGGAACATTAACGACCGTTTTACCCCCAAGAAGTTGATCGGCCTGAAGGGTCACAACAGAAGATTGCCCTGGCACTGTATCCGTAGGTGTTGTATTCGTCGGTGTTGTATTCGTCGGTGCTGTATTTGTTGGTACGTCCGGAGTTATCGGATCAGCCGGAGTCGTTACAGAAACAGACGGTCCGGTAGAGGTCCAGATCGCTCCATCGAGGCTGGTTTCCACTTTGAACGTATAGGCTGTGTTTGGCAGCAGATTCGACACCGTGTAGGTGGCTCCCGTCACACTCGTCAGCAGCTTTCCGTCTTTGTAGATTTTGTAGCCGCTCACGGGGTCCGTTTCAGATACTCCTGACCATGCGAGCTTAATGCTTCGCGCACTGAGGTCTGAAGCAGTCAATGACTTCGAGCTCTCCCACTGAGGAACCTGAACTTGCTTATAAAATTCAAAGCTGTCAATCCAGCCCCAAATCCCATCCGAGGTAGCAGGAGCGTCCACACTCAGCCCAATGGTCGCCTGTCCGTTCGTCACATTAATATTTCCAAGTGTTCCTTCGTTCCACTGCTGCCAACCTGAGTTGACGATATTGCCGCTGGTCAGCTTATCATCGCCATAATTTTCTGCGAATAAGTGTATTCCGTTCTCACCGCCGCCTCCAGATACCTTCACCTTAAGCACATAAGTGCCATTGGAAAGACCCGTGAGCGCCTGCGACAAGATGAATTGATACGCGGAGTTGCTCCAATAGTTGACTGCTTTGTTTCCGGCATAGGCATTGCCGGCATCTGACTTAAAGCTTGCCACGCCGGTGGTCCCAGCAAGAGTCCATCCCGTTGAGGAAACGCTGCTCTCGAAGCTCGGATTGATCGCAATGTTTTTATAGGATGTCACCGTTACGGTAACCTTGACTGTTTTCCCCACACCTTCGACCTGACCTGTCAGCTCGAAGCTGCCAATCCGACTTAGGTCCTCCTGCTCTATCTCCTGCCATTCAACAGGCACTTGTTTTACACTGCCCTCATTAAAGAGCACATCAACGGTCTTCGGGAGCAGGGTTTTGACATTAACCACCGATTCATTGACAGCCACTGTGATGCCTGCTGGATCTTTTGTTATCAAAGCTGCTAGTTCGGCAAGATCTCCAGGCTGGAATTTGAAGGCATCCAGTGATGCTAGAGCATTGCCCTCAAAGTCAAACATCGCCTGATTGTTCCAACTGCTGCCTTCCCCGGTCTTCCATCCGGCTTGGTAATGGCCCTCTGCATCCTTAGGAACAGGAATCCAAGCGGGTTCCCAATAGAAGACTCCCACACCTTTACCATTCGGGACATTCGCTACCGTATTCATAACGGTTGTGACTAATTGGGCTTGCCCTTCAACCGTTGCTGGAAACCCTGCTTCTGCGGCTTCACTCTCTGTGAAGCTGTCTGGAAAACCATCGCCATCTCCCAGTCTAGAGCCGTAAGAGGTTTCGGCAACAAGCACTTCTTTGCCATAACGCGCAGCCATATCGTTCAAATTGTTCTTCAGATTATTAAAAGGACCATGCCAATACGCATAATAAGAGGCCCCTATGACATCGTAATTCACATTCCGGTCCCTCATTGCATCGAAGAAGCTTCTGAACGCGCTATTGTTGCCGCCTTCGGCCAGATGCAGCATAATTTTAACTTCATGATTTGTCGGAGTCGTGTCACGAACGGCTTGAATTCCTTTTTTCAACAAGGACGACAGCTTATCATAATCACTATTCGAACCGTCCGGCAGAAGCATTCCAGGATTGATTTCATTCCCGATTTGCACCATATCCGGATACGCATTCTCTTCCTTCAGTTCATTCATAACATCCGTTGTATAATCGTATACGGCCTGCTGTAACTCGTTAAAGCTAAGATCCTTCCACGCCGCAGGTTTTACCTGTTTACCCGGATCTGTCCAGAAATCAGAATAGTGGAAGTCGAGCAGCAGCTTCATTCCCTTTGCTTTTACTCGCTTAGCCAATGCAACGACATGAGCTTTATCGTTATAACCATCGACCTCCAGTGGATTATTCCATATCCGAACACGAATGTAGTTGACACCGTGATCCTGCAAAATGTCCAAGAGATCCTTCTCTACCCCTTGGTCATAGTATCTACCACCCGCATCTTCGACCGCCTGCAACGAAGAGATATCCGCTCCTTTTATGAACGGCTCAGCCGGAACGGCAGGCGTCTCCACATTTACTGAAGGCCCTGTGGTACTCCAAAGTGATGCTGCATTCCCTGCCTCTACCCTATAGGTATAGGCTGTTCCGGGAGACAGGCCCGTTAACTGGTAAGTCGCTCCTGTAACCGTTGCTTTAAGGGATCCATTCTCGTAGATCTGATAATGGGTAACCCCTACCTCATCCTGTGCGTCAGACCATGCTAACATCACTCCCCGTGAGGTCAGTTGTGATGCCGTAAGCGATTTACCTTCCTGCCAACTTGGTACATTGCCCGAAGCAACCTCTACGGTTGTGACTTCAACCGAAGGTCCGTCCGTGCTTACCACATCAGTTCCATTCTCGGCTTCAACTTTAAATGTATATTGGGTATTCGGGGCTAGACCGGACACCACGTAAGAAGTTCCTGTAGTTGAAGCCTGAAACACACCGTTCTTGAAAACTCGGTATCCTGTAACTTGCGTCGAAGCCTCTACACCGGACCAGTCTAAAGTCGCTCCCGTTGCCGAAACATTAGAAGTTGTTAATGCTTTAGCTTGACTCCAAACTGGAACCTTGTAAAACTCTATATCATCAAAGTAGCCCCATGTACCTGCGGGAGCATCCACTTCGAAACCGATGATTGCCTCACCTCCGGTAACTTGGATTCCCGAGACTGTATACTGGCTCCACTTATCCCAGCCGGTATTTGTGATGACAGACTGCTTCTTGTCACCGCCGTATCCGCTTACAAATAGCTTCGCTGCATTCTCTCCGCCCCCGCCGGAAGCCCATGCTTTCAGAACATATTCACCGTCAGGTAGATTCTTAATACTCTGTGACAAAGAAAACTGGTAAGCGCTTGCGTAATAGTAATTCAAAGATTTGGTTCCACTATGAATATTTCCACCTCCACTCCCAATGGCCCAAACACCCTTTACTCCTGTATTGCCTGAATAATCCCATCCGGTTAGAGAATCACCGCTCATTTCAAAGCCTGGATTGACTACCAGGTTAACTGGTGCTGAAGCGTACGCCTTATTCGGCGAGCCCATTGATAGTCCTGCAACCGCTACCATTATAAATGCCATTAAAGCAGACAAAGTCCGTCGGAACCTCTTCATTACGTCTTAACCTCCCCAAATGTTCTATGTTATTTGCCTTACAGGTTCATTCTAGGTAAGGGCCGATGGGAATTATAGGTTACGAAATGAACATTTCTACACTTTTCTCAAGCAAAATATGCTACTTTACAGAGATTTGGACAGCCTATAACTTTAAAAGGAACGAATTGATTTTTTTGGAATTTTGAAGTACGATGTATTTGATTGAAATCGATTTCATAAATACCTATATTTCTATCCTGAATCCCCAACATAATGCGCAAAATGAAATCGATTTCATTAAACCCAATTACGAGAGGAGTTTTAATTTCAATGAGAAAGTTGATGTGCACAGTCTTGATTGCATCATTAATTACGGTAAGTGGAAGTATTGCAAGCGGACCTGTCTCAGCCGCCGGAGAGCAAGCAGAGGTATGGATTTCATCCTCCGAACCAAACACGGAGCCTGCTGTAGGACTCAGCCCGAATGCCCGCTTGTCCCGCATAGGGGATAAGGCATTCAGCAGCAGTTCCGGCAGCGCCGACTACACTATCACGGTTAACGAAGGCACGACTTACCAGCAAATGGACGGATTCGGTGTCTCACTCACCGATGCCTCGTCTTGGCTGCTCAATTTCAAACTAAATGCAACTAAACGGGCCGAGGTGATGGAGAAGTTATTCGGCTCTTCCGGTATCGGTCTCAGTGTGCTACGGCAGCCGATCGGTAGTTCAGACTTTGCCTGGTCAGCCTACACGTACGACGATGTGGCCGGAGACACCTCACTCAGCCAGTTCTCGATAAGCCGCGATTTACCTTATATCGTACCGATGGTCAAGGCGGCCATCGCCAAAAATCCGAACATTAAAGTATTCGCCTCCCCGTGGAGCGCTCCGGCCTGGATGAAATACTCCAACTCTCTGAACACCGGCAAGCTTAAAGCTGAGAATTATCAGACGTACGCCGATTACTTCAAAAAATACATTCAGGCCTATCAAGCCCAAGGAATTCCAATCTATGCCGTCACACCTCAGAATGAACCTAAGTACGAAACAAGTGCTTATCCTTCTATGGGGATGAGTGAGCAGGACGAGGTTGGATTCATTGGAGACTACCTGGGACCTACCCTGCGCAATGCCGGCATTAATACGAAAATTATTGCTTTCGATCACAATTACCTGGATTGGAGTTTCCCGAACACAGTCATCCAGAATCTTAAGAACGCAGGCAAAGCCAGCTATATTGCAGGAAGCGCGTTCCACCATTATGACAGCGGAGACGGTTCTCAGATGACTTTGATGCATAATGCACAACCCGATAAGGATGTTTGGTTCACAGAAGGGGGCTTCGGGACATGGAATGATCCGCAAAATGGGACGTCGCAAGGCTTCGACAACATGATTTCGGAATTTATCAATATTACCCGCAACTGGTCCAAATCGGTTATTCTCTGGAACGCCGCCCTGGATCAAAAGGATGGTCCTACGTTACTCGCTGCCTATAATTCCAACCGGGGCATGGTTACCATTCAGAACTCTGA harbors:
- a CDS encoding glycoside hydrolase family 30 protein, whose translation is MRKLMCTVLIASLITVSGSIASGPVSAAGEQAEVWISSSEPNTEPAVGLSPNARLSRIGDKAFSSSSGSADYTITVNEGTTYQQMDGFGVSLTDASSWLLNFKLNATKRAEVMEKLFGSSGIGLSVLRQPIGSSDFAWSAYTYDDVAGDTSLSQFSISRDLPYIVPMVKAAIAKNPNIKVFASPWSAPAWMKYSNSLNTGKLKAENYQTYADYFKKYIQAYQAQGIPIYAVTPQNEPKYETSAYPSMGMSEQDEVGFIGDYLGPTLRNAGINTKIIAFDHNYLDWSFPNTVIQNLKNAGKASYIAGSAFHHYDSGDGSQMTLMHNAQPDKDVWFTEGGFGTWNDPQNGTSQGFDNMISEFINITRNWSKSVILWNAALDQKDGPTLLAAYNSNRGMVTIQNSDNRNDNPENAVTYTKQYYLLGHFSKFVVPGAYRIQSNTSNDLKNVAFKNPDGSKVVVAYNPQTSARNVKIQWGSQSFVVNIPAKSVMTYKWYGNQS
- a CDS encoding MerR family transcriptional regulator, yielding MMRINDVSKLTGLPISTLRFYERKSLIPDTFVKRDVNNYRIYSEEIVEFLEDVKALLSVGFSVEELGLLVNQQLNSSYEVKKKIVEQKIKEIEAIQKRLRKSKKFLHATLEGKANFQTKC
- a CDS encoding nitroreductase family protein; protein product: MFNHILNNDFASIVKGRRSVRNYDENIKISKEEISEIISEASLAPSSANMQPWRVIVVDTPEGKEKLRPLVRFNTLQNDTSSAMLLIFGDTQSYLYVEEIYNTAVEQGKMSAEVRDSQLETILSIYPTLPKEMKVEVAKVDSSLFAMQLMLVARAHGYDTNPMAGFEVDQVAKAFDLDEERYAPVMIISIGKAKEDGYESVRLSSDKITFWR
- a CDS encoding glycosyl hydrolase 53 family protein, with amino-acid sequence MKRFRRTLSALMAFIMVAVAGLSMGSPNKAYASAPVNLVVNPGFEMSGDSLTGWDYSGNTGVKGVWAIGSGGGNIHSGTKSLNYYYASAYQFSLSQSIKNLPDGEYVLKAWASGGGGENAAKLFVSGYGGDKKQSVITNTGWDKWSQYTVSGIQVTGGEAIIGFEVDAPAGTWGYFDDIEFYKVPVWSQAKALTTSNVSATGATLDWSGVEASTQVTGYRVFKNGVFQASTTGTSYVVSGLAPNTQYTFKVEAENGTDVVSTDGPSVEVTTVEVASGNVPSWQEGKSLTASQLTSRGVMLAWSDAQDEVGVTHYQIYENGSLKATVTGATYQLTGLSPGTAYTYRVEAGNAASLWSTTGPSVNVETPAVPAEPFIKGADISSLQAVEDAGGRYYDQGVEKDLLDILQDHGVNYIRVRIWNNPLEVDGYNDKAHVVALAKRVKAKGMKLLLDFHYSDFWTDPGKQVKPAAWKDLSFNELQQAVYDYTTDVMNELKEENAYPDMVQIGNEINPGMLLPDGSNSDYDKLSSLLKKGIQAVRDTTPTNHEVKIMLHLAEGGNNSAFRSFFDAMRDRNVNYDVIGASYYAYWHGPFNNLKNNLNDMAARYGKEVLVAETSYGSRLGDGDGFPDSFTESEAAEAGFPATVEGQAQLVTTVMNTVANVPNGKGVGVFYWEPAWIPVPKDAEGHYQAGWKTGEGSSWNNQAMFDFEGNALASLDAFKFQPGDLAELAALITKDPAGITVAVNESVVNVKTLLPKTVDVLFNEGSVKQVPVEWQEIEQEDLSRIGSFELTGQVEGVGKTVKVTVTVTSYKNIAINPSFESSVSSTGWTLAGTTGVASFKSDAGNAYAGNKAVNYWSNSAYQFILSQALTGLSNGTYVLKVKVSGGGGENGIHLFAENYGDDKLTSGNIVNSGWQQWNEGTLGNINVTNGQATIGLSVDAPATSDGIWGWIDSFEFYKQVQVPQWESSKSLTASDLSARSIKLAWSGVSETDPVSGYKIYKDGKLLTSVTGATYTVSNLLPNTAYTFKVETSLDGAIWTSTGPSVSVTTPADPITPDVPTNTAPTNTTPTNTTPTDTVPGQSSVVTLQADQLLGGKTVVNVPVTATEIKLPANVAELLAGAPLQLKAGALMLDIPASLFEQLTKGLAAGDQPVSISLTMKSLTDAESTKRIAQVEKSANAAVRVIGSLYDFGLSITTTSGKTINLNKFNEPIKIRIMKPVPAVTGPIGIFYIADNGSVQYIGGQQEGNFITAKISHFSKYALLEVQKSFSDVPATHWASDAIGQLAGRLLISGVGTNTFEPSREVTRAEYVAMLVRALKLEATTTHSKFTDVSEDAWYAGAVAAATDLGIIQGREANRFEPNRPITREEMAKITVLAVTSLKNSTGTGNQGESSTFIDADLASAWAKPYVQSVSELGWMSGREAGYFVPKAKVTRAEAAQIIWRMLK
- a CDS encoding effector binding domain-containing protein gives rise to the protein MDLVTISEVSRLFQVTTRTLRYYEQLGLIGSTKKEGYAYRTYDQFSLQRLQQIMILRKLSIPLKQIAVILENEDAVTAVDIFKEKVKDLNSKIESLETIKGILSRLIEGLEKNHVLEINADLLSDETLIESLSSLSQFDLKEEKSMTDLNKAAEKAVTLENVRIVHVPPCTVAASHYIGENPEEHAGEWLAEFMQKIGLYSIKPEARVFGFNHPSPSPDRPHYGYELWVTIPDDLDVPAPLVKKRVAGGLYAAHTITLGNFHEWKLLSDWVCQDNAKYEANTLNDHGENMGGLLEEHLNYVYHCHHNWPESDEHQLDLLFPIQLKES